Sequence from the Corallococcus sp. EGB genome:
CGACGAAGTGACCCTGGGGCGCCGCGACGAGCTCCCGGGCGAAGAACAGGTCTTCGCCCACGCCGTCCACGCGCACCTGGATGAGCGGGTCGCCCGGGTACTGCCGGGGCGGATCGTCGAACACCAGCGCCACGACGACGCCCACGCGGCCCAGGAAGCGCTCCGACACGGCGTCGTCCGGCTCGGTGCGGACGATCATCACCGCCGTGCCCATGCGCACCGGTGCGCCGTCCACGTCTTCCGTCAAGATG
This genomic interval carries:
- a CDS encoding Carotenogenesis protein CarS gives rise to the protein MMHDPSLILTEDVDGAPVRMGTAVMIVRTEPDDAVSERFLGRVGVVVALVFDDPPRQYPGDPLIQVRVDGVGEDLFFARELVAAPQGHFVAFGSSSSG